One segment of Falco rusticolus isolate bFalRus1 chromosome 3, bFalRus1.pri, whole genome shotgun sequence DNA contains the following:
- the GPLD1 gene encoding phosphatidylinositol-glycan-specific phospholipase D isoform X5, producing the protein MICKRGIFHDVSEDTHWSPFLSASIHYIRRNYPQPWEEATEKLVAFLFGIASHMVADVSWHSLGIDQGFLKAMGEIDFHGSYSEAHNVGDFGGDVVSQFELDFSYLASNWYVPVKDLAAIYKEFYGKEIITESTITDCTYLLFLELYGERLAVSRLFSTYASKSPFLVEKFHEYFLGGVDDMAFWTNNIFELTSHMLESGTSGCFLPENPLFINCTSEHKVSYVRSKQSKHEHQKNATSLLTKTLEKNISFTERGVQFNMQPWATNSLRLLNRDFATNVWRALAATPWKSSKHISKPSASYFLTSPYARLGWAVTSADLDRDGYEDLVAGAPGYSTLGHVQLGRVYVIYGNQSGLPPEDMDLDERADQVLQGHQPSGRFGSALAILDFNVDGVPDLAVGAPSVGSQFLTYKGAVYVYFGTEGRGLASQPNVTITCQYSYCNLGWSLLAADVDRDGNADLVVGSPYAPGGGQQRGFVVAFYSYFNRSDRGLLSVQDANWMVTGEENYAWFGFSLGSCQLEDVTLLLIGSPTWKNCSSCNPFSSAVGQSVGKVYGYNPPSTKRWFAVTGDKAMGRTGLSLASGVMSVAGITRTVLVVGAPTADSLSRISFISSVLHQAGLALVYDLADSTKPSLLSTFSGDRRFSRFGGDVYLSDLDNDGLDEMIVTSPLRTNGITTVLFSGAAGRVYIYNGKQASTGNVTSHCKSWVSPCPEDWAQYVLISPEELSRFGSSVITVKSERKKEVVVAAERSSARARLGGRLFVYSL; encoded by the exons ATGATCTGCAAAAGAG GAATATTCCATGATGTGTCTGAAGATACTCACTGGTCACCATTTCTCAGCGCAAGTATTCACTACATCAGAAGGAATTACCCTCAGCCTTGGGAAGAA GCTACAGAGAAGCTGGTGGCTTTCCTGTTTGGAATTGCCTCACATATGGTGGCAGACGTTAGCTGGCATAGCCTGGGCATCGACCAAGGATTTCTCAAGGCCATGGGAGAA attGATTTTCATGGTTCATACTCAGAAGCTCACAATGTTGGCGATTTTG GAGGAGATGTAGTGAGTCAGTTTGAGCTGGACTTCAGTTATCTGGCATCGAATTG GTATGTGCCAGTCAAAGACCTAGCAGCTATCTATAAGGAATTTTATGGAAAAGAGATCATAACTGAAAGCACAATTACTGACTGTACTTACCTGCTGTTTCTTGAACT GTATGGAGAAAGGCTTGCTGTTAGCAGG CTTTTTTCAACATATGCTAGTAAATCTCCGTTTCTGGTGGAGAAGTTCCACGAGTATTTCCTGGGAGGAGTGGACGACATGGCGTTCTGGACAAACAATATTTTTGAGCTGACGAGCCATATGCTGGAGAGTGGAACCAG TGGCTGCTTCCTGCCCGAGAACCCTCTGTTTATAAACTGCACAAGCGAGCACAAGGTCAGCTACGT CAGAAGCAAACAGTCAAAACACGAACATCAGAAAAATGCGACTTCTTTGCTTACAAAAACACTTGAAAAGAATATCAGTTTTACAGAGAGAGGAGTTCAGTTCAACATGCAACCTTGGGCAACA aattcCCTCCGCTTGCTAAACCGTGATTTTGCAACCAATGTCTGGAGAGCATTAGCAGCAACACCTTGGAAATCTTCTAAGCACATCTCCAAGCCATCAGCTTCATATTTTCTCACTTCACCCTACGCTAGACTTGGAtg GGCAGTGACCTCAGCTGACCTGGACCGGGACGGGTACGAGGACCTGGTGGCTGGAGCGCCAGGGTACAGCACGCTGGGCCACGTTCAGCTAGGGCGGGTGTATGTCATCTACGGCAACCAGTCAGGTTTGCCGCCAGAGGACATGGATCTGGATGAGAGAGCTGACCAAGTGCTCCAGGGTCATCAG CCTTCAGGAAGATTTGGCTCTGCCTTGGCCATCCTGGACTTCAATGTGGATGGAGTGCCAGATCTGGCAGTTGGAGCCCCTTCTGTGGGATCTCAGTTTCTTACTTACAAA GGTGCTGTGTATGTCTATTTTGGCACTGAGGGAAGAGGCTTGGCATCTCAGCCAAACGTTACCATAACTTGTCAG TATTCCTACTGTAATCTTGGTTGGTCCCTCCTGGCAGCTGATGTTGATAGAGATGGAAATGCTGATCTGGTTGTGGGCTCTCCATACGCACCTGGTGGTGGGCAGCAGAGAGGATTTGTGGTTGCATTTTACTCTTATTTCAACAGGAGTGACCGAG GACTTTTGTCAGTACAGGATGCCAACTGGATGGTAACAGGGGAAGAAAACTATGCTTGGTTCGGATTTTCGcttggcagctgccagctggaggaCGTAACATTGCTGCTGATCGGTAGCCCTACATGGAAGAATTGTTCCAG CTGCAATCCCTTCTCATCGGCTGTGGGACAGAGCGTCGGGAAGGTGTATGGCTATAACCCCCCAAGCACAAAGCGCTGGTTTGCAGTGACTGGAGACAAG GCGATGGGCAGAACGGGTTTGTCTCTGGCCAGCGGTGTGATGTCTGTGGCTGGGATCACAAGGACAGTTTTGGTGGTGGGTGCCCCTACTGCAG ACAGCCTGTCCAGGATTTCATTTATATCCTCGGTGCTGCACCAGGCTGGCCTGGCTCTGGTGTACGACCTGGCAGACAGCACCAAGCCTTCTTTGCTCAGCACCTTCAGTGGGGACAGGAGGTTTTCTCGCTTTGGAGGAGATGTATACTTGAGTGACCTGGATAATGACGGACTAG ATGAAATGATTGTGACATCCCCGCTGCGAACGAACGGTATCACCACGGTACTGTTCAGCGGGGCGGCTGGCCGCGTTTATATCTACAACGGAAAGCAGGCATCCACCGGGAACGTGACAAGCCACTGCAAATCATGGGTATCTCCCTGTCCTGAAGACTGG
- the GPLD1 gene encoding phosphatidylinositol-glycan-specific phospholipase D isoform X7, giving the protein MVADVSWHSLGIDQGFLKAMGEIDFHGSYSEAHNVGDFGGDVVSQFELDFSYLASNWYVPVKDLAAIYKEFYGKEIITESTITDCTYLLFLELYGERLAVSRLFSTYASKSPFLVEKFHEYFLGGVDDMAFWTNNIFELTSHMLESGTSGCFLPENPLFINCTSEHKVSYVRSKQSKHEHQKNATSLLTKTLEKNISFTERGVQFNMQPWATNSLRLLNRDFATNVWRALAATPWKSSKHISKPSASYFLTSPYARLGWAVTSADLDRDGYEDLVAGAPGYSTLGHVQLGRVYVIYGNQSGLPPEDMDLDERADQVLQGHQPSGRFGSALAILDFNVDGVPDLAVGAPSVGSQFLTYKGAVYVYFGTEGRGLASQPNVTITCQYSYCNLGWSLLAADVDRDGNADLVVGSPYAPGGGQQRGFVVAFYSYFNRSDRGLLSVQDANWMVTGEENYAWFGFSLGSCQLEDVTLLLIGSPTWKNCSSCNPFSSAVGQSVGKVYGYNPPSTKRWFAVTGDKAMGRTGLSLASGVMSVAGITRTVLVVGAPTADSLSRISFISSVLHQAGLALVYDLADSTKPSLLSTFSGDRRFSRFGGDVYLSDLDNDGLDEMIVTSPLRTNGITTVLFSGAAGRVYIYNGKQASTGNVTSHCKSWVSPCPEDWAQYVLISPEELSRFGSSVITVKSERKKEVVVAAERSSARARLGGRLFVYSL; this is encoded by the exons ATGGTGGCAGACGTTAGCTGGCATAGCCTGGGCATCGACCAAGGATTTCTCAAGGCCATGGGAGAA attGATTTTCATGGTTCATACTCAGAAGCTCACAATGTTGGCGATTTTG GAGGAGATGTAGTGAGTCAGTTTGAGCTGGACTTCAGTTATCTGGCATCGAATTG GTATGTGCCAGTCAAAGACCTAGCAGCTATCTATAAGGAATTTTATGGAAAAGAGATCATAACTGAAAGCACAATTACTGACTGTACTTACCTGCTGTTTCTTGAACT GTATGGAGAAAGGCTTGCTGTTAGCAGG CTTTTTTCAACATATGCTAGTAAATCTCCGTTTCTGGTGGAGAAGTTCCACGAGTATTTCCTGGGAGGAGTGGACGACATGGCGTTCTGGACAAACAATATTTTTGAGCTGACGAGCCATATGCTGGAGAGTGGAACCAG TGGCTGCTTCCTGCCCGAGAACCCTCTGTTTATAAACTGCACAAGCGAGCACAAGGTCAGCTACGT CAGAAGCAAACAGTCAAAACACGAACATCAGAAAAATGCGACTTCTTTGCTTACAAAAACACTTGAAAAGAATATCAGTTTTACAGAGAGAGGAGTTCAGTTCAACATGCAACCTTGGGCAACA aattcCCTCCGCTTGCTAAACCGTGATTTTGCAACCAATGTCTGGAGAGCATTAGCAGCAACACCTTGGAAATCTTCTAAGCACATCTCCAAGCCATCAGCTTCATATTTTCTCACTTCACCCTACGCTAGACTTGGAtg GGCAGTGACCTCAGCTGACCTGGACCGGGACGGGTACGAGGACCTGGTGGCTGGAGCGCCAGGGTACAGCACGCTGGGCCACGTTCAGCTAGGGCGGGTGTATGTCATCTACGGCAACCAGTCAGGTTTGCCGCCAGAGGACATGGATCTGGATGAGAGAGCTGACCAAGTGCTCCAGGGTCATCAG CCTTCAGGAAGATTTGGCTCTGCCTTGGCCATCCTGGACTTCAATGTGGATGGAGTGCCAGATCTGGCAGTTGGAGCCCCTTCTGTGGGATCTCAGTTTCTTACTTACAAA GGTGCTGTGTATGTCTATTTTGGCACTGAGGGAAGAGGCTTGGCATCTCAGCCAAACGTTACCATAACTTGTCAG TATTCCTACTGTAATCTTGGTTGGTCCCTCCTGGCAGCTGATGTTGATAGAGATGGAAATGCTGATCTGGTTGTGGGCTCTCCATACGCACCTGGTGGTGGGCAGCAGAGAGGATTTGTGGTTGCATTTTACTCTTATTTCAACAGGAGTGACCGAG GACTTTTGTCAGTACAGGATGCCAACTGGATGGTAACAGGGGAAGAAAACTATGCTTGGTTCGGATTTTCGcttggcagctgccagctggaggaCGTAACATTGCTGCTGATCGGTAGCCCTACATGGAAGAATTGTTCCAG CTGCAATCCCTTCTCATCGGCTGTGGGACAGAGCGTCGGGAAGGTGTATGGCTATAACCCCCCAAGCACAAAGCGCTGGTTTGCAGTGACTGGAGACAAG GCGATGGGCAGAACGGGTTTGTCTCTGGCCAGCGGTGTGATGTCTGTGGCTGGGATCACAAGGACAGTTTTGGTGGTGGGTGCCCCTACTGCAG ACAGCCTGTCCAGGATTTCATTTATATCCTCGGTGCTGCACCAGGCTGGCCTGGCTCTGGTGTACGACCTGGCAGACAGCACCAAGCCTTCTTTGCTCAGCACCTTCAGTGGGGACAGGAGGTTTTCTCGCTTTGGAGGAGATGTATACTTGAGTGACCTGGATAATGACGGACTAG ATGAAATGATTGTGACATCCCCGCTGCGAACGAACGGTATCACCACGGTACTGTTCAGCGGGGCGGCTGGCCGCGTTTATATCTACAACGGAAAGCAGGCATCCACCGGGAACGTGACAAGCCACTGCAAATCATGGGTATCTCCCTGTCCTGAAGACTGG
- the GPLD1 gene encoding phosphatidylinositol-glycan-specific phospholipase D isoform X6 has product MSSWRIYHISIDSMAIHSFSHAVTHHRYLPGLDCWALWGFFILPSTGGDVVSQFELDFSYLASNWYVPVKDLAAIYKEFYGKEIITESTITDCTYLLFLELYGERLAVSRLFSTYASKSPFLVEKFHEYFLGGVDDMAFWTNNIFELTSHMLESGTSGCFLPENPLFINCTSEHKVSYVRSKQSKHEHQKNATSLLTKTLEKNISFTERGVQFNMQPWATNSLRLLNRDFATNVWRALAATPWKSSKHISKPSASYFLTSPYARLGWAVTSADLDRDGYEDLVAGAPGYSTLGHVQLGRVYVIYGNQSGLPPEDMDLDERADQVLQGHQPSGRFGSALAILDFNVDGVPDLAVGAPSVGSQFLTYKGAVYVYFGTEGRGLASQPNVTITCQYSYCNLGWSLLAADVDRDGNADLVVGSPYAPGGGQQRGFVVAFYSYFNRSDRGLLSVQDANWMVTGEENYAWFGFSLGSCQLEDVTLLLIGSPTWKNCSSCNPFSSAVGQSVGKVYGYNPPSTKRWFAVTGDKAMGRTGLSLASGVMSVAGITRTVLVVGAPTADSLSRISFISSVLHQAGLALVYDLADSTKPSLLSTFSGDRRFSRFGGDVYLSDLDNDGLDEMIVTSPLRTNGITTVLFSGAAGRVYIYNGKQASTGNVTSHCKSWVSPCPEDWAQYVLISPEELSRFGSSVITVKSERKKEVVVAAERSSARARLGGRLFVYSL; this is encoded by the exons ATGTCTAGCTGGAGGATCTACCATATAAGCATAGATAGCATGGCCATACACAGCTTCAGTCATGCTGTTACCCACCATAGGTACTTACCAGGTTTGGATTGTTGGgctctgtggggttttttcattcttccatcCACAGGAGGAGATGTAGTGAGTCAGTTTGAGCTGGACTTCAGTTATCTGGCATCGAATTG GTATGTGCCAGTCAAAGACCTAGCAGCTATCTATAAGGAATTTTATGGAAAAGAGATCATAACTGAAAGCACAATTACTGACTGTACTTACCTGCTGTTTCTTGAACT GTATGGAGAAAGGCTTGCTGTTAGCAGG CTTTTTTCAACATATGCTAGTAAATCTCCGTTTCTGGTGGAGAAGTTCCACGAGTATTTCCTGGGAGGAGTGGACGACATGGCGTTCTGGACAAACAATATTTTTGAGCTGACGAGCCATATGCTGGAGAGTGGAACCAG TGGCTGCTTCCTGCCCGAGAACCCTCTGTTTATAAACTGCACAAGCGAGCACAAGGTCAGCTACGT CAGAAGCAAACAGTCAAAACACGAACATCAGAAAAATGCGACTTCTTTGCTTACAAAAACACTTGAAAAGAATATCAGTTTTACAGAGAGAGGAGTTCAGTTCAACATGCAACCTTGGGCAACA aattcCCTCCGCTTGCTAAACCGTGATTTTGCAACCAATGTCTGGAGAGCATTAGCAGCAACACCTTGGAAATCTTCTAAGCACATCTCCAAGCCATCAGCTTCATATTTTCTCACTTCACCCTACGCTAGACTTGGAtg GGCAGTGACCTCAGCTGACCTGGACCGGGACGGGTACGAGGACCTGGTGGCTGGAGCGCCAGGGTACAGCACGCTGGGCCACGTTCAGCTAGGGCGGGTGTATGTCATCTACGGCAACCAGTCAGGTTTGCCGCCAGAGGACATGGATCTGGATGAGAGAGCTGACCAAGTGCTCCAGGGTCATCAG CCTTCAGGAAGATTTGGCTCTGCCTTGGCCATCCTGGACTTCAATGTGGATGGAGTGCCAGATCTGGCAGTTGGAGCCCCTTCTGTGGGATCTCAGTTTCTTACTTACAAA GGTGCTGTGTATGTCTATTTTGGCACTGAGGGAAGAGGCTTGGCATCTCAGCCAAACGTTACCATAACTTGTCAG TATTCCTACTGTAATCTTGGTTGGTCCCTCCTGGCAGCTGATGTTGATAGAGATGGAAATGCTGATCTGGTTGTGGGCTCTCCATACGCACCTGGTGGTGGGCAGCAGAGAGGATTTGTGGTTGCATTTTACTCTTATTTCAACAGGAGTGACCGAG GACTTTTGTCAGTACAGGATGCCAACTGGATGGTAACAGGGGAAGAAAACTATGCTTGGTTCGGATTTTCGcttggcagctgccagctggaggaCGTAACATTGCTGCTGATCGGTAGCCCTACATGGAAGAATTGTTCCAG CTGCAATCCCTTCTCATCGGCTGTGGGACAGAGCGTCGGGAAGGTGTATGGCTATAACCCCCCAAGCACAAAGCGCTGGTTTGCAGTGACTGGAGACAAG GCGATGGGCAGAACGGGTTTGTCTCTGGCCAGCGGTGTGATGTCTGTGGCTGGGATCACAAGGACAGTTTTGGTGGTGGGTGCCCCTACTGCAG ACAGCCTGTCCAGGATTTCATTTATATCCTCGGTGCTGCACCAGGCTGGCCTGGCTCTGGTGTACGACCTGGCAGACAGCACCAAGCCTTCTTTGCTCAGCACCTTCAGTGGGGACAGGAGGTTTTCTCGCTTTGGAGGAGATGTATACTTGAGTGACCTGGATAATGACGGACTAG ATGAAATGATTGTGACATCCCCGCTGCGAACGAACGGTATCACCACGGTACTGTTCAGCGGGGCGGCTGGCCGCGTTTATATCTACAACGGAAAGCAGGCATCCACCGGGAACGTGACAAGCCACTGCAAATCATGGGTATCTCCCTGTCCTGAAGACTGG